In Georgenia soli, a genomic segment contains:
- a CDS encoding response regulator transcription factor: MTTTPAATEPATLLVVEDDATINQALADRLTAEGFAVVQAYDGPGAVAAHAQHRPDLVVLDVMLPGFDGIEVCRRIQASRPVPVLMLTARVEETDVLVGLAVGADDYVTKPFRSREVVARIRALLRRVERARELAASAPPRLEVGALAVDRAARRVTVSGEVVHLTPLEFDLLVELADAAGTVRTREDLMREVWGWADARGTRTLDSHVKSLRAKIGASRVRTVHGVGYALEA, translated from the coding sequence ATGACCACCACCCCGGCCGCCACCGAGCCGGCCACGCTCCTCGTCGTCGAGGACGACGCCACGATCAACCAGGCCCTCGCGGACCGCCTGACGGCCGAGGGCTTCGCCGTCGTCCAGGCCTACGACGGGCCCGGCGCCGTCGCGGCGCACGCCCAGCACCGGCCCGACCTCGTGGTCCTCGACGTCATGCTCCCGGGTTTCGACGGGATCGAGGTGTGCCGGCGGATCCAGGCGTCCCGCCCGGTGCCGGTGCTCATGCTGACCGCCCGGGTCGAGGAGACCGACGTCCTCGTCGGCCTCGCGGTCGGCGCGGACGACTACGTCACCAAGCCGTTCCGCTCCCGCGAGGTCGTCGCCCGCATCCGTGCGCTGCTGCGCCGCGTGGAGCGGGCGCGTGAGCTCGCCGCGTCCGCCCCGCCCCGCCTCGAGGTCGGCGCGCTCGCCGTCGACCGGGCCGCCCGGCGTGTCACCGTCTCCGGCGAGGTCGTCCACCTCACGCCGCTGGAGTTCGACCTGCTCGTCGAGCTGGCGGACGCCGCGGGCACCGTGCGCACGCGCGAGGACCTGATGCGCGAGGTCTGGGGCTGGGCCGACGCCCGCGGCACCCGGACGCTCGACAGCCACGTCAAGTCGCTGCGGGCGAAGATCGGGGCGTCCCGCGTGCGCACCGTCCACGGCGTCGGCTACGCGCTGGAGGCCTGA
- a CDS encoding Nif3-like dinuclear metal center hexameric protein yields the protein MPDLTLVDVVTLLEQHYPPATAEDWDAVGLVAGDPAAPVRSVLLAVDPTEEVAAEALERGADLLVTHHPLYLRGTSTVAATNPKGRVVHSLVTGGCGLYTAHTNADAAQDGVAQALADLLGLIDTVPVDPLPGETLDTLVTFVPRESTAALLDALADAGAGRLGDYERAAFTSPGTGTFRPLEGASPTIGSVGDVEEVAEDRIEIVLPRHRRPAVLAALRRAHPYEEPAFTLVAQAASGTSTGTGRIGRLPAPTTLRDLADRVAAALPATPQGVRVGGDLDAEVSTVAVCGGAGDSLLGRVRALGADVYVTADLRHHPASEHLAGGRPYLIDTTHWASEWPWLPRAAEVLRSAAAARGARLDVHVSTLVTDPWDLHLAPQRVSEPGSTTSGERP from the coding sequence ATGCCGGACCTGACTCTCGTTGACGTCGTGACCCTCCTCGAGCAGCACTACCCGCCGGCGACGGCGGAGGACTGGGACGCCGTCGGGCTGGTGGCCGGCGACCCCGCTGCGCCGGTCCGGTCGGTCCTGCTGGCCGTCGACCCGACCGAGGAGGTGGCGGCCGAGGCGCTCGAGCGCGGCGCCGACCTCCTGGTGACCCACCACCCCCTCTACCTGCGCGGGACCTCCACGGTGGCCGCCACGAACCCGAAGGGTCGCGTGGTCCACTCGCTGGTCACCGGCGGGTGCGGGCTCTACACCGCGCACACCAACGCCGACGCCGCCCAGGACGGGGTGGCGCAGGCGCTGGCCGACCTGCTCGGGCTGATCGACACGGTGCCCGTGGACCCGCTGCCGGGGGAGACGCTCGACACCCTCGTCACGTTCGTGCCGCGAGAGTCGACGGCGGCGCTGCTCGACGCCCTGGCCGACGCCGGAGCGGGGCGGCTGGGGGACTACGAGCGGGCCGCGTTCACCTCGCCGGGCACCGGCACCTTCCGCCCGCTCGAGGGCGCCAGCCCCACGATCGGGTCTGTCGGTGACGTGGAGGAGGTGGCCGAGGACCGCATCGAGATCGTGCTGCCCCGGCACCGGCGCCCGGCCGTGCTGGCGGCGCTGCGGCGTGCGCACCCCTACGAGGAGCCCGCGTTCACGCTCGTCGCCCAGGCCGCGTCCGGGACCAGCACCGGCACCGGCCGCATCGGCCGGCTGCCCGCGCCGACCACGCTGCGCGACCTCGCGGACCGCGTCGCCGCGGCGCTGCCCGCGACCCCGCAGGGCGTGCGGGTGGGCGGCGACCTGGACGCGGAGGTGTCGACCGTCGCGGTGTGCGGCGGGGCCGGCGACTCGCTGCTGGGCAGGGTGCGCGCCCTCGGCGCCGACGTCTACGTCACGGCCGACCTGCGCCACCACCCCGCCTCCGAGCACCTCGCGGGCGGCCGTCCCTACCTGATCGACACGACGCACTGGGCGAGCGAGTGGCCCTGGCTGCCACGCGCGGCCGAGGTGCTTCGCAGCGCCGCCGCCGCTCGCGGCGCTAGGTTGGACGTGCACGTCTCCACGCTCGTGACCGACCCGTGGGACCTGCACCTGGCACCGCAGCGTGTGAGCGAGCCAGGCTCGACGACCTCAGGAGAACGCCCGTGA
- a CDS encoding redoxin domain-containing protein, producing the protein MGDLAPDFELPDTHGTPVRLSALRGNPVVVVFFPFVFSGICTSELCELRDNIAEFADHGARLLAVSTDAMFAQRAWGESEGFGFDLLSDFWPHGAAARAYGVLDETNGHALRGSFLVDAGGVVRWAVVNPRGQARDLDGYRSALASLAAAR; encoded by the coding sequence GTGGGTGACCTCGCGCCCGACTTCGAGCTGCCCGACACCCACGGCACGCCCGTGCGGCTGAGCGCGCTGCGCGGCAACCCCGTGGTGGTCGTCTTCTTCCCGTTCGTCTTCTCCGGGATCTGCACCTCGGAGCTGTGCGAGCTCCGCGACAACATCGCCGAGTTCGCCGACCACGGTGCGCGACTGCTGGCCGTCTCCACCGACGCGATGTTCGCCCAGCGGGCGTGGGGCGAGTCCGAGGGCTTCGGCTTCGACCTGCTCTCCGACTTCTGGCCGCACGGCGCCGCGGCACGGGCCTACGGCGTCCTGGACGAGACGAACGGGCACGCGCTGCGCGGCAGCTTCCTCGTCGACGCCGGCGGCGTGGTGCGGTGGGCGGTCGTGAACCCCCGCGGCCAGGCCCGCGACCTCGACGGCTACCGCAGCGCCCTCGCCTCCCTGGCGGCGGCGCGCTGA
- a CDS encoding ACP S-malonyltransferase, producing MLALLCPGQGAQTPGMLAPWLEEPELRERLGRYAEVTELDLVSLGTTADADTIRDTRVAQPLIVAASLLSRHALGLEDVPEPDATAGHSVGELAAAAVAGVLTDEQALMLVRERGRAMADAAGARPTGMTAVVGGKPDEVAEVLARHGLTAANVNGGGQVVAAGTAEQLQALAADPPARARVIPLQVAGAFHTEHMAPAVERVRTAASSLAPADPHLTLLSNADGAVVTTGAETLERLVTQVANPVRWDLCCEQLLALGVTGVVELCPGGVLTGLARRTLPGVETVAVKSPEDLPAARDLMTRHGGTR from the coding sequence GTGCTAGCCCTCCTCTGCCCTGGTCAGGGCGCCCAGACCCCCGGCATGCTCGCTCCCTGGCTCGAGGAGCCGGAGCTGCGCGAACGCCTCGGGCGTTACGCCGAGGTCACCGAGCTCGACCTCGTCTCGCTGGGCACGACCGCCGACGCGGACACCATCCGGGACACGCGCGTGGCCCAGCCGCTCATCGTCGCGGCCTCGCTGCTCAGCCGCCACGCGCTGGGCCTGGAGGACGTCCCCGAGCCCGACGCCACCGCCGGCCACTCGGTCGGCGAGCTGGCCGCGGCGGCCGTCGCGGGTGTGCTGACGGACGAGCAGGCCCTCATGCTCGTACGCGAGCGCGGCCGGGCGATGGCCGACGCCGCGGGCGCCCGCCCCACCGGCATGACCGCCGTCGTCGGCGGGAAGCCGGACGAGGTGGCGGAGGTGCTCGCCCGGCACGGCCTCACGGCGGCCAACGTCAACGGCGGCGGCCAGGTGGTGGCCGCCGGCACGGCGGAGCAGCTCCAGGCGCTCGCCGCCGACCCGCCCGCCCGGGCGCGCGTGATCCCGCTGCAGGTGGCCGGCGCGTTCCACACCGAGCACATGGCCCCCGCCGTCGAGCGGGTCCGCACGGCCGCGTCCTCGCTCGCCCCCGCCGACCCGCACCTGACGCTGCTGTCCAACGCCGACGGCGCCGTCGTCACCACGGGCGCCGAGACGCTCGAGCGGCTGGTGACCCAGGTGGCCAACCCCGTGCGCTGGGACCTGTGCTGCGAGCAGCTGCTCGCGCTCGGGGTCACCGGTGTCGTCGAGCTCTGCCCCGGCGGCGTCCTCACCGGCCTCGCCCGACGTACGCTTCCCGGGGTGGAGACCGTGGCCGTCAAGAGCCCCGAGGACCTGCCCGCAGCCCGCGACCTGATGACCCGCCACGGAGGAACCCGATGA
- a CDS encoding DUF3052 domain-containing protein — protein MAVSAGAGAGSRFGFTTGQVIQEFLYDDDVDPGVREAVEEATGNELVDEDYDDVCDGTLIWWRADDGGQEELTDLLVDAQSNLDDGGGLIWVLTPKPGREGHVRPADIEDAARTAGMQATSATAAAPGWSGIRIATRRRGH, from the coding sequence GTGGCAGTCAGCGCGGGCGCGGGAGCCGGCAGCCGGTTCGGCTTCACCACCGGGCAGGTGATCCAGGAGTTCCTCTACGACGACGACGTCGATCCTGGGGTGCGCGAGGCCGTGGAGGAAGCCACCGGGAACGAGCTGGTCGACGAGGACTACGACGACGTCTGCGACGGCACCCTCATCTGGTGGCGCGCCGACGACGGCGGCCAGGAGGAGCTGACCGACCTGCTCGTCGACGCCCAGTCCAACCTCGACGACGGCGGCGGGCTCATCTGGGTCCTGACCCCCAAGCCGGGGCGCGAGGGGCACGTGCGGCCGGCCGACATCGAGGACGCGGCACGCACCGCCGGCATGCAGGCCACCTCGGCCACGGCCGCGGCGCCCGGCTGGTCCGGCATCCGCATCGCGACGCGTCGCCGGGGTCACTGA
- the aceE gene encoding pyruvate dehydrogenase (acetyl-transferring), homodimeric type, translated as MSSRDESSPLIKGLLSQVKDIDTEETQEWLESLDGLIDERGGPRARYILLNLLQRARERSVAVPNPINTPYVNTIGVHEEPYFPGDEAVERKYRGWIRWNAAVMVTRAQRPSVSVGGHISSYASVATLYEVGMNHFFRGKQHPGGGDQVFFQGHASPGNYARAFLEGRLSEADLDGFRQEYSHPEGSRGLPSYPHPRRMPDFWEFPTVSMGLGPAQAIYQAWVNRYLHERGIKDTSQQHVWAFLGDGEMDEPESRGMLQLAAQQNLDNLTFVVNCNLQRLDGPVRGNGKIIQELEAQFRGAGWNVIKVIWGREWDALLNADKDRALVNLMNNTLDGDYQTYKANDGAYVREHFFGRDPRTKELVKNMTDDEIWALKRGGHDYRKIYAAYKAATEHTGQPTVVLAHTVKGYGLGPSFAGRNSTHQMKKMKTTDLKMLRDALRIPISDEELEDPYNAPYYRPDESDETLQYMLERRRALGGFVPERITESKALTLPDSKPYEILARGSGHQEIATTMAFVRLLKELMKDKEIGRRIVPIIPDEARTFGLDSIFPTAKIFNTHGQNYTAVDQDLMLSYKESEQGQILHTGINEAGSAAAMQVVGTSYAVHGEPMIPVYIFYSMFGFQRTGDQFWAAGDQLARGFVIGATAGKTTLAGEGTQHMDGHSPVLASTNPAFVHYDPAYAYEIRHIVRDGLQRMYGEDPRDPNVMYYLTVYNEPMVQPAEPENVDVEGIIRGIYRIAEPEGDGPRAQLLASGVGVPWALHARELLTNDWGVRAGVWSVTSWYELRRDGLEADKHNFLHPEEERREAYLTTKLRDAGGPYVATSDYEHQVQDSIQRWVPGDYYTLGADGFGYSDTRPAARRQLFIDAHSMTVRALQALADRGEIDRDIPRQAIEKYDLFNVHAGESGTAGGDA; from the coding sequence GTGAGTTCACGAGACGAGTCCTCGCCGCTGATCAAGGGACTCCTCAGCCAGGTGAAGGACATCGACACCGAGGAGACCCAGGAGTGGCTGGAGTCGCTGGACGGACTGATCGACGAGCGCGGCGGCCCCCGTGCGCGGTACATCCTGCTCAACCTGCTCCAGCGGGCGCGCGAGCGGTCCGTCGCCGTCCCGAACCCGATCAACACCCCGTACGTCAACACCATCGGCGTCCACGAGGAGCCCTACTTCCCCGGTGACGAGGCGGTCGAGCGCAAGTACCGCGGCTGGATCCGCTGGAACGCCGCGGTCATGGTCACGCGCGCGCAGCGCCCGAGCGTGTCGGTCGGCGGGCACATCTCGTCCTACGCGTCGGTCGCGACGCTGTACGAGGTGGGCATGAACCACTTCTTCCGTGGCAAGCAGCACCCCGGCGGCGGCGACCAGGTCTTCTTCCAGGGGCACGCCTCCCCCGGCAACTACGCCCGCGCCTTCCTCGAGGGCCGGCTCTCCGAGGCGGACTTGGACGGCTTCCGCCAGGAGTACTCCCACCCCGAGGGCAGCCGCGGGCTGCCGTCCTACCCGCACCCGCGCCGCATGCCGGACTTCTGGGAGTTCCCCACGGTCTCCATGGGGCTGGGCCCCGCGCAGGCGATCTACCAGGCGTGGGTCAACCGCTACCTGCACGAGCGCGGCATCAAGGACACCTCCCAGCAGCACGTCTGGGCCTTCCTCGGCGACGGCGAGATGGACGAGCCGGAGTCGCGCGGCATGCTGCAGCTCGCCGCCCAGCAGAACCTGGACAACCTCACGTTCGTCGTCAACTGCAACCTGCAGCGCCTCGACGGCCCGGTCCGCGGCAACGGCAAGATCATCCAGGAGCTGGAGGCCCAGTTCCGCGGCGCCGGCTGGAACGTCATCAAGGTCATATGGGGTCGCGAGTGGGACGCCCTGCTCAACGCGGACAAGGACCGCGCCCTCGTCAACCTGATGAACAACACCCTCGACGGGGACTACCAGACCTACAAGGCCAACGACGGCGCCTACGTGCGTGAGCACTTCTTCGGTCGCGACCCGCGCACCAAGGAGCTCGTCAAGAACATGACGGACGACGAGATCTGGGCGCTCAAGCGCGGCGGGCACGACTACCGCAAGATCTACGCCGCCTACAAGGCCGCCACGGAGCACACCGGGCAGCCGACCGTCGTCCTGGCGCACACCGTCAAGGGCTACGGTCTCGGGCCGAGCTTCGCGGGCCGCAACTCGACCCACCAGATGAAGAAGATGAAGACCACGGACCTGAAGATGCTCCGTGACGCTCTTCGCATCCCCATCTCCGACGAGGAGCTGGAGGACCCGTACAACGCGCCGTACTACCGGCCGGACGAGTCCGACGAGACCCTGCAGTACATGCTCGAGCGCCGCAGGGCGCTCGGCGGGTTCGTGCCCGAGCGGATCACCGAGTCCAAGGCCCTGACGCTGCCGGACTCCAAGCCCTACGAGATCCTCGCGAGGGGGTCGGGCCACCAGGAGATCGCCACCACGATGGCCTTCGTCCGGCTCCTGAAGGAACTGATGAAGGACAAGGAGATCGGCCGCCGGATCGTGCCGATCATCCCGGACGAGGCCCGCACCTTCGGCCTCGACTCCATCTTCCCGACGGCGAAGATCTTCAACACCCACGGCCAGAACTACACGGCCGTGGACCAGGACCTCATGCTCAGCTACAAGGAGTCCGAGCAGGGGCAGATCCTCCACACCGGCATCAACGAGGCCGGCTCGGCCGCGGCGATGCAGGTGGTCGGGACGAGCTACGCCGTGCACGGCGAGCCGATGATCCCCGTCTACATCTTCTACTCGATGTTCGGGTTCCAGCGGACGGGCGACCAGTTCTGGGCGGCCGGCGACCAGCTGGCGCGCGGCTTCGTCATCGGCGCGACCGCCGGCAAGACGACGCTCGCCGGTGAGGGCACCCAGCACATGGACGGCCACTCCCCCGTGCTGGCCTCGACGAACCCCGCGTTCGTGCACTACGACCCGGCGTACGCGTACGAGATCCGCCACATCGTCCGGGACGGCCTGCAGCGCATGTACGGCGAGGACCCCCGCGACCCGAACGTCATGTACTACCTGACCGTGTACAACGAGCCGATGGTCCAGCCTGCCGAGCCGGAGAACGTCGACGTCGAGGGGATCATCCGGGGCATCTACCGCATCGCCGAGCCCGAGGGTGACGGGCCGCGCGCCCAGCTGCTCGCCTCCGGCGTCGGGGTGCCGTGGGCCCTGCACGCCCGCGAGCTCCTCACGAACGACTGGGGCGTCCGGGCCGGCGTGTGGTCGGTGACCAGCTGGTACGAGCTGCGCCGCGACGGCCTCGAGGCCGACAAGCACAACTTCCTGCACCCGGAGGAGGAGCGCCGCGAGGCCTACCTCACCACCAAGCTCCGCGACGCCGGCGGCCCCTACGTCGCCACCAGCGACTACGAGCACCAGGTGCAGGACTCCATCCAGCGCTGGGTCCCGGGCGACTACTACACGCTCGGCGCCGACGGGTTCGGGTACTCCGACACCCGCCCGGCGGCCCGGCGTCAGCTGTTCATCGACGCCCACTCGATGACGGTGCGTGCCCTGCAGGCCCTCGCGGACCGCGGCGAGATCGACCGTGACATCCCGCGCCAGGCCATCGAGAAGTACGACCTGTTCAACGTCCACGCCGGCGAGTCCGGCACCGCGGGCGGCGACGCCTGA
- a CDS encoding beta-ketoacyl-[acyl-carrier-protein] synthase family protein: MAQPTVVITGLGTTNPLGGDVATTWDMVLAGKSGVRTLENDWAEQYEIPVNFAGTLAVPTDTVLARNEIRRMDPSAQYALVAAREAWEDAGSPEVDGERLGAVVGSGIGGVWTILEAWDTVKEKGARRVMPLTVPMLMANSPAANISVKFGAKAGAHAPISACASGAEAIAYGVEMIRDGRADVVIAGGTEAAIHPLPLAAFAKMQALSTRNDDPAGASRPYDVDRDGFVMGEGAGIVVLESAEHAAARGARVHAVVAGLGMTADAFDIAPPDPTGAGQERAMRIALADADLAGEDIVHVNAHATSTPAGDGVEAAAISRVVGDDTAVSATKSMTGHLLGGAGALETVLTVLAVRERQAPPTINVANLQEDITIDLVRDTPRALPSGQIAAVNNAFGFGGHNVALVVASA, encoded by the coding sequence ATGGCACAGCCCACCGTCGTCATCACCGGTCTGGGCACCACGAACCCCCTGGGCGGGGACGTGGCCACCACCTGGGACATGGTCCTGGCCGGCAAGTCGGGCGTGCGCACGCTGGAGAACGACTGGGCCGAGCAGTACGAGATCCCCGTCAACTTCGCGGGCACCCTCGCCGTCCCCACCGACACCGTCCTGGCCCGCAACGAGATCCGCCGGATGGACCCCTCCGCGCAGTACGCCCTCGTGGCGGCGCGCGAGGCCTGGGAGGACGCCGGCAGCCCCGAGGTCGACGGCGAACGCCTGGGCGCCGTCGTCGGCTCCGGCATCGGCGGCGTCTGGACGATCCTGGAGGCCTGGGACACGGTGAAGGAGAAGGGCGCGCGCCGCGTCATGCCCCTGACCGTGCCCATGCTCATGGCGAACTCCCCCGCCGCCAACATCTCGGTGAAGTTCGGCGCGAAGGCCGGCGCCCACGCCCCGATCTCCGCCTGCGCCTCGGGTGCGGAGGCGATCGCCTACGGCGTGGAGATGATCCGTGACGGACGCGCCGACGTCGTCATCGCCGGCGGCACCGAGGCGGCCATCCACCCCCTCCCGCTGGCGGCCTTCGCGAAGATGCAGGCCCTGTCCACCCGCAACGACGACCCCGCCGGCGCCTCCCGCCCCTACGACGTCGACCGTGACGGCTTCGTCATGGGCGAGGGCGCGGGGATCGTGGTCCTGGAGTCGGCCGAGCACGCCGCCGCCCGCGGCGCCCGCGTGCACGCCGTCGTGGCGGGCCTGGGCATGACCGCCGACGCCTTCGACATCGCCCCGCCGGACCCGACCGGCGCCGGCCAGGAGCGCGCGATGCGCATCGCCCTCGCCGACGCCGACCTGGCGGGCGAGGACATCGTGCACGTCAACGCCCACGCGACCTCCACCCCCGCCGGCGACGGCGTCGAGGCGGCCGCGATCAGCCGCGTGGTCGGCGACGACACCGCCGTCTCCGCCACCAAGTCGATGACCGGGCACCTGCTCGGCGGCGCCGGCGCCCTGGAGACCGTGCTGACGGTGCTGGCCGTGCGCGAGCGCCAGGCCCCGCCCACGATCAACGTGGCGAACCTGCAGGAGGACATCACGATCGACCTCGTGCGCGACACCCCGCGCGCCCTGCCCTCCGGGCAGATCGCGGCCGTGAACAACGCGTTCGGCTTCGGCGGCCACAACGTGGCCCTGGTGGTCGCCTCCGCCTGA
- a CDS encoding acyl carrier protein, translating into MAFSEQEILAGLAEIVNEETGLPAESVTPEKSFTDDLDVDSLSMMTIATLAEEKFDVRIPDEEVGNLKTVQDAVSYINGAQQA; encoded by the coding sequence ATGGCTTTCAGCGAGCAGGAGATCCTTGCCGGCCTGGCCGAGATCGTCAACGAGGAGACCGGCCTGCCGGCCGAGTCGGTCACCCCGGAGAAGTCCTTCACGGACGACCTCGACGTCGACTCGCTGTCGATGATGACCATCGCGACCCTCGCCGAGGAGAAGTTCGACGTGCGCATCCCGGACGAGGAGGTCGGCAACCTCAAGACCGTCCAGGACGCCGTCAGCTACATCAACGGCGCCCAGCAGGCCTGA
- a CDS encoding beta-ketoacyl-ACP synthase III produces MTRPTLRAPQPVQHARILGVGGVRGENVVVNDDIVGPINSSDEWIRQRTGIVSRRRAGEDVTVADLAEQAAREALDAAGLQGSDIDTVLVSTVTWFEQTPSLAAVVADRIGATPAPAYDISAACAGYAYGIAQADALVRAGTARHVLVIGVEKMSDFIDPTDRSISFLLGDGAGAAVVGPSEEPGIGRTVWGSDGSAATMIRQTHSWLDYRNAEPGDDVEWPTLRQEGPSVYKWAVFQMTPVAEQAIEAAGLRPEDIDVFLPHQANMRIIDHMVKKLGLREDVVVARDIAETGNTSAASIPLATERLLREGQAKSGDIALQIGFGAGLAYAAQVVVLP; encoded by the coding sequence ATGACCCGACCGACCCTGCGCGCCCCGCAGCCCGTCCAGCACGCCCGCATCCTCGGGGTGGGCGGCGTGCGGGGCGAGAACGTCGTCGTCAACGACGACATCGTCGGTCCCATCAACTCCTCGGACGAGTGGATCCGCCAGCGCACCGGCATCGTGTCCCGGCGCCGCGCCGGCGAGGACGTCACGGTCGCCGACCTGGCCGAGCAGGCCGCACGCGAGGCGCTCGACGCCGCGGGCCTGCAGGGCTCCGACATCGACACCGTCCTGGTCTCCACCGTCACCTGGTTCGAGCAGACCCCGTCCCTGGCCGCGGTCGTCGCCGACCGCATCGGCGCCACGCCGGCGCCGGCCTACGACATCTCCGCCGCCTGCGCCGGGTACGCGTACGGCATCGCGCAGGCCGACGCCCTCGTGCGCGCCGGCACCGCCCGCCACGTGCTCGTGATCGGCGTGGAGAAGATGTCCGACTTCATCGACCCGACCGACCGCTCCATCAGCTTCCTGCTGGGGGACGGGGCCGGGGCCGCCGTCGTCGGGCCGTCGGAGGAGCCGGGCATCGGCCGCACGGTGTGGGGCTCCGACGGGTCCGCCGCCACGATGATCCGTCAGACCCACTCCTGGCTCGACTACCGCAACGCGGAGCCGGGCGACGACGTGGAGTGGCCGACCCTGCGCCAGGAGGGCCCGTCCGTCTACAAGTGGGCCGTGTTCCAGATGACCCCGGTGGCCGAGCAGGCCATCGAGGCGGCCGGGCTGCGCCCGGAGGACATCGACGTGTTCCTCCCGCACCAGGCGAACATGCGGATCATCGACCACATGGTCAAGAAGCTCGGGCTGCGCGAGGACGTCGTGGTGGCCCGGGACATCGCCGAGACCGGCAACACCTCGGCGGCGTCCATCCCGCTCGCCACGGAGCGCCTGCTCCGTGAGGGGCAGGCGAAGAGCGGGGACATCGCCCTGCAGATCGGCTTCGGGGCCGGTCTGGCGTACGCCGCGCAGGTCGTGGTGCTGCCCTGA
- a CDS encoding PucR family transcriptional regulator: MTTSERAGREVGSSDVVRRLRGGSDMLTSAALKRLDAELDWYRALAAEDRSWIGLVAQAGIAAFITWYEEPRAGTYNAQEIFRAAPPELTRSISLQHTLQLVRIVVEVVEDNAVQLAEPGQQRDLREAVLVYSREVAFSAAEVYARAAETRGAWDARLEALVVDSLVRGGDESLRSRISALGWSGRGSTLVMVGQAPAEMDERRTADLRRACRRAAQDALVGIQGDRVVVVLGGEGDLRGAAQSLLPRFGPGPVVLGPEVREVGEAGRSARAALAGVLAVSAWPGAPRPVPADELLPERMLNGDPLARRTLVEDLYKPLVAAGGPLVQTLEEYLAQGRSLEGAARALYVHPNTVRYRLRRIGQVVGWDPTDAREGFVLQVALAVGRLAGNGSRHSGL; this comes from the coding sequence ATGACGACGAGCGAGCGGGCGGGGCGCGAGGTCGGCAGCTCCGACGTCGTCCGGCGGCTGCGCGGCGGGAGCGACATGCTCACCTCCGCGGCCCTGAAACGCCTCGACGCCGAGCTCGACTGGTACCGCGCCCTCGCCGCCGAGGACCGCTCCTGGATCGGCCTGGTGGCCCAGGCCGGCATCGCCGCGTTCATCACCTGGTACGAGGAGCCGCGGGCGGGCACGTACAACGCCCAGGAGATCTTCCGGGCCGCCCCGCCGGAGCTCACGCGTTCCATCTCGCTGCAGCACACGCTCCAGCTGGTGCGCATCGTCGTCGAGGTCGTCGAGGACAACGCCGTCCAGCTCGCCGAGCCGGGACAGCAGCGCGACCTGCGCGAGGCGGTGCTGGTCTACTCGCGGGAGGTGGCGTTCTCCGCCGCCGAGGTCTACGCCCGCGCCGCCGAGACCCGCGGTGCCTGGGACGCGCGCCTCGAGGCCCTGGTGGTGGACTCCCTCGTGCGCGGCGGCGACGAGTCGCTGCGCTCGCGCATCTCCGCGCTCGGCTGGTCGGGGCGCGGCAGCACGTTGGTGATGGTCGGGCAGGCGCCGGCCGAGATGGACGAACGGCGCACCGCCGACCTGCGGCGCGCGTGCCGCCGGGCGGCCCAGGACGCACTCGTGGGCATCCAGGGTGACCGCGTGGTGGTCGTGCTCGGCGGCGAGGGCGACCTCCGCGGCGCCGCACAGTCCCTCCTGCCCCGCTTCGGCCCCGGGCCGGTGGTCCTCGGGCCGGAGGTGCGGGAGGTCGGGGAGGCCGGCCGGTCGGCCCGCGCCGCTCTCGCCGGCGTGCTGGCCGTCTCCGCCTGGCCCGGCGCGCCCCGCCCGGTGCCCGCCGACGAGCTGCTCCCCGAGCGCATGCTCAACGGCGACCCCCTCGCCCGCCGCACCCTGGTGGAGGACCTCTACAAACCTCTCGTGGCCGCCGGCGGGCCGCTGGTGCAGACCCTCGAGGAGTACCTCGCCCAGGGCCGCTCCCTCGAGGGGGCCGCCCGCGCGCTGTACGTCCACCCCAACACCGTGCGGTACCGGCTGCGCCGGATCGGTCAGGTCGTGGGCTGGGACCCCACGGACGCGCGCGAGGGCTTCGTGCTGCAGGTCGCGCTCGCCGTCGGCCGCCTCGCGGGGAACGGCTCGCGCCACAGCGGTCTCTGA